One genomic window of Arachis hypogaea cultivar Tifrunner chromosome 8, arahy.Tifrunner.gnm2.J5K5, whole genome shotgun sequence includes the following:
- the LOC112708339 gene encoding phosphoribosylaminoimidazole-succinocarboxamide synthase, chloroplastic-like, giving the protein MSESMSMAAALNPPKTPFKINLTPALPPPPTSSALTFKPNNNFPTLCAAAQPQQQEHAALLDTLLNSTRKNQVLHSIRTTSPFNCLSETNLHHTVPALTSKTRGKVRDIYDSGEYLVLVTTDRQSAFDRVLASIPFKGQVLNQTSLWWFERTQHITANAVVSTPDPNVTIAKKCSVFPVEFVARGFVTGSTDTLLWTVYNKGIRNYCGNALPDGLVKNQKLAKNILTPTTKAADHDVPVTPDEIIERGLMTRADYEEVSRKALSLFEYGQRVASEHGLILVDTKYEFGKAEDGSIMLIDEVHTPDSSRYWIANSYLERFQNGLEPENVDKEFLRLWFKSHCNPYEDEVLPEAPEDLVCELSWRYIFLYETITKSKFEVLSSEEPIHERISRNVASALASLK; this is encoded by the exons ATGAGTGAATCCATGTCTATGGCTGCTGCGTTAAACCCTCCCAAAACCCCCTTTAAAATCAACCTCACACCCGCTCTTCCGCCTCCCCCAACCTCCTCCGCACTCACTTTCAAACCAAACAACAACTTCCCCACACTCTGCGCCGCCGCACAACCACAACAACAAGAACACGCCGCTCTGCTTGACACTCTACTTAACAGCACACGCAAGAACCAAGTGCTCCACTCCATCAGAACCACCTCCCCCTTCAACTGCCTCTCCGAAACAAATCTTCACCATACAGTTCCCGCCCTCACCTCCAAAACCAGGGGAAAG GTTAGAGACATATATGATAGTGGAGAGTACCTTGTTCTGGTTACTACTGATCGCCAGAGTGCATTTGATAGAGTCCTTGCTTCAATTCCCTTCAAGGGACAG GTGCTTAACCAGACAAGCTTGTGGTGGTTTGAGAGAACCCAGCATATAACTGCTAATGCCGTTGTGTCCACTCCTGATCCTAATGTTACCATAGCAAAGAAATGTTCTGTTTTCCCTGTTGAGTTCGTTG CTAGAGGGTTTGTTACCGGAAGTACTGATACTTTATTATGGACAGTCTACAATAAAGGCATCCGGAACTATTGTGGCAATGCCCTCCCGGATG GTTTGGTAAAAAACCAAAAGCTGGCTAAAAATATACTCACACCTACAACCAAAGCTGCAGATCATGATGTTCCTGTTACTCCAGATGAG ATTATAGAAAGGGGATTAATGACAAGAGCTGATTATGAGGAAGTCAGCAGAAAAGCTTTAAGTCTGTTTGAATACGGTCAG CGTGTGGCTTCAGAACATGGCCTTATATTGGTTGACACAAAGTATGAATTTGGGAAGGCAGAGGACGGTTCAATTATGTTGATTGATGAG GTGCACACTCCTGATTCAAGTAGATATTGGATTGCCAATTCTTATCTTGAGCGCTTTCAAAATGGTTTGGAGCCTGAAAATGTTGATAAG GAGTTCTTGAGGCTGTGGTTCAAAAGTCACTGCAACCCTTATGAAGAtgag GTTCTTCCTGAAGCTCCTGAAGATCTTGTTTGCGAATTGTCTTGGCG ATACATTTTCTTGTATGAGACTATAACAAAATCAAAGTTTGAGGTGCTGTCGTCTGAG GAGCCAATACATGAGCGAATATCACGAAATGTTGCATCTGCACTGGCATCTTTGAAGTAG
- the LOC112705027 gene encoding glutathione transferase GST 23-like: protein MEGDSVKLLGFWGSPAVLRVKWALAVKGIECQYVEEDLSNKSDMLLKYNPVHKKVPVLVHQGKPLAESLLILEYIDETWKQNPLLPHSPYERAQARFWSKFVDDKCMPTVVAAFSKVGEEQQKAAEEARENLKRLEVGLEGKQFFGGDNIGFADIAIGWLPYWIEIAEEVVAINLIDAGSMPKLNSWFHTFIDIPIIKELLPPRHKLLHHTKAFLQA from the exons ATGGAAGGAGATTCAGTGAAGTTACTAGGATTTTGGGGTAGTCCAGCTGTTCTAAGAGTGAAGTGGGCACTAGCAGTTAAAGGAATAGAGTGCCAATATGTGGAAGAAGATCTCAGCAACAAGAGTGACATGCTCCTTAAATACAACCCTGTCCACAAAAAAGTACCTGTTCTTGTGCACCAGGGTAAGCCCCTTGCTGAATCACTGCTCATTCTTGAGTATATTGATGAGACTTGGAAGCAAAACCCTCTTCTTCCACATTCTCCTTATGAAAGGGCCCAAGCAAGATTCTGGTCTAAATTCGTTGATGACAAG TGTATGCCAACGGTTGTGGCAGCGTTTTCCAAGGTAGGAGAAGAGCAACAGAAGGCAGCAGAAGAAGCTCGAGAGAATCTGAAGAGGCTTGAGGTTGGACTTGAGGGAAAACAGTTCTTTGGAGGTGATAACATTGGCTTTGCGGACATTGCTATTGGGTGGCTTCCATACTGGATTGAAATAGCGGAGGAAGTTGTGGCCATCAACCTTATTGATGCAGGGTCAATGCCTAAGCTTAACTCATGGTTCCATACTTTTATTGACATTCCAATTATCAAAGAACTCTTGCCTCCTCGTCACAAATTGCTCCATCACACCAAGGCATTCCTTCAAGCGTAA